In Micromonospora sp. WMMD980, the following are encoded in one genomic region:
- a CDS encoding MFS transporter codes for MSPTLSVLVRNRDFRNLFLAELVVFGADWFVMVPLLVLLPDLTGSGVWGALVLAVDTGTTALLLPYAGTVADRFDRRRVMMAANLAALAGILLLLGVRSAGTAWLALVAIAVVAVAKAVYSPAAQAALPNVVDPADLAAANAVAGSAWGTMTVVGASLGGMLSAASGPYASFYVAAAGLAGAAVLAALIRRPLQAPRDPAAAVPRTLAAIREALGYIAHRPRVLALVTVKSAVGLGNGVLTVFPLLAGVYGVGAVGAGLLFAARGAGALVGPILMRRVLSNRAWLLTGLALSMSLYGLAYLGASAVSWFPLVLVLVFLAHLGGGSNWVLSNYALQGEVPDRLRGRVFATDMMLATLAIAVSQLVVALVVDRVDERSVLAGCGLVTVVYAIGWRLATRSLSLTDPVEAPAPGRAD; via the coding sequence GTGTCACCCACCCTCTCGGTCCTCGTCCGCAACCGCGACTTCCGGAACCTGTTCCTCGCCGAGCTGGTGGTCTTCGGCGCCGACTGGTTCGTCATGGTGCCGCTGCTGGTGCTCCTGCCGGACCTGACCGGCAGCGGGGTGTGGGGCGCGTTGGTGCTGGCCGTGGACACCGGCACCACCGCGCTGCTGCTGCCGTACGCCGGCACCGTCGCCGACCGGTTCGACCGCCGCCGGGTCATGATGGCGGCCAACCTGGCCGCGCTCGCCGGCATCCTGCTGCTGCTCGGCGTGCGCTCCGCCGGTACGGCGTGGCTGGCCCTGGTGGCGATCGCGGTCGTCGCGGTGGCGAAGGCGGTCTACTCGCCCGCCGCGCAGGCCGCACTGCCCAATGTGGTCGACCCGGCGGACCTGGCGGCGGCGAACGCGGTCGCCGGCTCGGCGTGGGGCACCATGACGGTGGTCGGCGCCTCACTCGGCGGCATGCTCAGCGCCGCGTCCGGGCCGTACGCCAGCTTCTACGTGGCCGCCGCGGGCCTGGCCGGGGCGGCGGTCCTGGCCGCGCTGATCCGCCGCCCCCTCCAGGCGCCCCGGGACCCGGCGGCGGCGGTGCCGCGCACGCTCGCGGCGATCCGGGAGGCGCTGGGCTACATCGCCCACCGGCCGCGCGTGCTGGCGCTGGTCACGGTGAAGTCGGCGGTCGGCCTGGGCAACGGCGTGCTGACCGTCTTTCCGCTGCTCGCCGGCGTCTACGGCGTCGGCGCGGTCGGCGCCGGCCTGCTCTTCGCGGCCCGGGGCGCCGGGGCGCTCGTCGGCCCGATCCTGATGCGCCGGGTGCTCAGCAACCGGGCCTGGCTGCTCACCGGTCTCGCGCTGTCCATGTCGCTGTACGGCCTGGCCTATCTGGGCGCCTCGGCGGTGTCCTGGTTCCCGCTGGTGCTGGTGCTGGTCTTCCTGGCCCACCTGGGCGGCGGCAGCAACTGGGTGCTGTCCAACTACGCGCTGCAGGGCGAGGTGCCGGACCGGCTGCGCGGCCGGGTCTTCGCCACCGACATGATGCTGGCGACGCTCGCCATCGCGGTCAGCCAGCTGGTGGTGGCGCTCGTGGTGGACCGGGTGGACGAGCGCAGCGTGCTGGCCGGCTGCGGCCTGGTCACCGTCGTCTACGCGATCGGTTGGCGCCTCGCCACCCGCAGTCTCTCGCTGACCGACCCGGTCGAAGCGCCCGCCCCGGGGCGGGCCGACTGA
- a CDS encoding polysaccharide deacetylase family protein, whose product MALTFDDGPRPQWTPMVLDTLAEHRVPATFFLVGERARRHAAVLRGRMGEHEVGNHSWAHHDLTRMDAATVHDDLSRSHDAIVAATGSAPRLLRPPWGHLGGAVLHAAARLDYRVVLWTLQMVEREFPHDPVGHARRIVANVRPGTILLGHDVGDERRLVALRGLPDMIAGLRAPGYTFVTVSDLLRRASGPGAAR is encoded by the coding sequence GTGGCGCTGACGTTCGACGACGGTCCCCGCCCACAGTGGACTCCGATGGTGCTGGACACGTTGGCCGAGCACCGGGTGCCGGCGACGTTCTTCCTGGTCGGTGAGCGGGCCCGCCGGCATGCCGCGGTGCTGCGCGGCCGAATGGGCGAGCACGAGGTGGGCAACCACAGCTGGGCGCATCACGACCTCACCCGGATGGACGCCGCGACGGTGCACGACGACCTGAGTCGCAGTCACGACGCGATCGTCGCGGCCACCGGTTCCGCGCCCCGGCTGCTCCGGCCACCCTGGGGCCACCTCGGCGGGGCGGTGCTGCACGCCGCGGCCCGGCTGGACTACCGGGTGGTGCTCTGGACGCTCCAGATGGTCGAGCGCGAGTTCCCGCACGATCCGGTCGGGCACGCCCGGCGGATCGTCGCCAACGTGCGCCCCGGCACCATCCTGCTCGGGCACGACGTCGGCGACGAGCGGCGGCTGGTGGCGCTGCGCGGGCTGCCCGACATGATCGCCGGGCTGCGGGCCCCGGGCTACACCTTCGTCACGGTCTCCGACCTGCTGCGTCGCGCTTCCGGCCCGGGAGCGGCCCGGTAG